A single region of the Pseudomonas sp. VD-NE ins genome encodes:
- the ettA gene encoding energy-dependent translational throttle protein EttA, with amino-acid sequence MAQYVFTMHRLGKVVPPKREILKNISLSFFPGAKIGVLGLNGSGKSTLLKIMAGVDTEFEGEARPMPELNIGYLPQEPQLDPTKTVREVVEEAVSVIKDAQARLDEVYAAYADPDADFDKLAAEQAKLEAILQASDGHNLERQLEVAADALRLPAWDAKVEHLSGGEKRRVALCRLLLSAPDMLLLDEPTNHLDADSVAWLEHFLHDFPGTVVAITHDRYFLDNVAGWILELDRGAGIPYEGNYSGWLEAKSDRLAAESKQQSAHEKAMKEELEWVRKGAKARQSKSKARLQRFEEMQSQEFQKRSETNEIYIPAGPRLGDKVIEFKNVTKGYGDRVLIDNLSFAMPKGAIVGVIGGNGAGKSTLFRMLMGKETPDSGSIEVGETVQLACVDQSRDDLDGSKTVFQQISDGSDQIRIGNYEIPSRTYVGRFNFKGGDQQKFVKDLSGGERGRLHLALTLKEGGNVLLLDEPSNDLDVETLRSLEEALLDFPGAAIVISHDRWFLDRVATHILAYEDDSQAIFFEGNYTEYEADRKKRLGEAAAQPHRVRHKKLA; translated from the coding sequence ATGGCTCAATACGTCTTCACCATGCATCGGCTGGGCAAAGTTGTTCCGCCGAAGCGGGAAATTCTCAAAAACATTTCGCTGTCCTTCTTCCCCGGCGCCAAGATCGGCGTACTCGGCCTCAACGGTTCGGGTAAGTCCACGCTGCTGAAAATCATGGCCGGCGTCGACACCGAGTTCGAGGGCGAAGCCCGTCCGATGCCGGAGCTGAACATCGGTTATCTGCCGCAAGAGCCGCAACTTGATCCGACCAAGACCGTGCGTGAAGTGGTCGAGGAAGCGGTCAGCGTGATCAAGGATGCGCAAGCGCGTCTGGACGAGGTCTATGCGGCCTACGCCGATCCGGATGCCGACTTCGACAAGCTGGCCGCCGAGCAAGCCAAACTCGAAGCGATCCTGCAGGCCAGCGACGGTCACAACCTTGAGCGCCAACTGGAAGTCGCCGCCGATGCGCTGCGTCTGCCGGCCTGGGATGCGAAAGTAGAACACCTGTCCGGTGGTGAAAAACGTCGTGTGGCCCTGTGCCGTCTGCTGCTGTCCGCGCCGGACATGCTGCTGCTCGACGAACCGACCAACCACCTGGACGCCGACTCCGTTGCGTGGCTCGAGCACTTCCTGCACGACTTCCCGGGCACTGTGGTAGCGATCACGCACGACCGTTACTTCCTCGACAACGTCGCCGGCTGGATTCTCGAACTCGACCGCGGCGCGGGCATTCCGTACGAAGGCAACTACTCGGGTTGGCTTGAAGCCAAGTCCGATCGTCTGGCTGCCGAATCCAAGCAGCAGTCGGCCCACGAAAAAGCCATGAAGGAAGAACTGGAGTGGGTGCGCAAAGGCGCGAAGGCCCGCCAGTCGAAATCCAAGGCACGACTGCAACGCTTCGAAGAAATGCAATCGCAGGAATTCCAGAAGCGCAGCGAAACCAACGAGATCTACATCCCGGCCGGTCCACGTCTGGGCGACAAGGTCATCGAATTCAAGAACGTCACCAAGGGCTACGGCGATCGCGTGTTGATCGACAACCTGTCGTTCGCGATGCCGAAAGGCGCGATCGTCGGCGTGATCGGTGGTAACGGCGCCGGTAAATCGACCCTGTTCCGCATGCTGATGGGCAAGGAAACACCGGATTCGGGCAGCATCGAAGTCGGCGAAACCGTGCAACTGGCCTGCGTCGACCAGAGCCGCGATGACCTGGATGGCAGCAAGACTGTGTTCCAGCAAATCTCCGACGGTTCCGACCAGATCCGCATCGGCAACTACGAGATCCCGTCGCGCACCTACGTCGGTCGCTTCAACTTCAAGGGCGGCGATCAGCAGAAGTTCGTCAAGGACCTGTCCGGTGGTGAACGCGGTCGTCTGCACCTGGCGCTGACCCTGAAGGAGGGCGGCAACGTCCTGCTGCTCGACGAACCGTCCAACGACCTCGACGTTGAAACCCTGCGTTCCCTGGAAGAAGCCCTGCTGGACTTCCCGGGCGCCGCCATTGTGATCTCTCACGATCGGTGGTTCCTTGACCGCGTGGCAACGCACATCCTGGCGTACGAAGACGATTCGCAAGCGATCTTCTTCGAAGGTAACTACACCGAGTACGAAGCGGATCGCAAGAAGCGTCTCGGCGAAGCAGCTGCCCAGCCACACCGGGTACGTCACAAGAAACTGGCCT